The DNA region ACGTGCACTCTTCCACCTCCTGCTCTGGGATCATCTTCTCCTGCTTTGtatttccttcatagcacttatgaCCACCCAGAATATCTTTCTTTTActtcacttttttgtttgtttgttccctCCACCAGCCCCCCCGAGAAGAGAATATCCAATGAGAGCAGGGACTCTTGTCTCTCTTGTTCTTTGCTGTAACCCAGATCCTGGGATGGCCAACAGAGCATGGCACACACTCGCCACTCTAATGATGATTGAATGGATATTTGAAGGAGTGTGTGATGTGGTTCCCTGTCACTGAACTTCTTCGGGTTTCCAAAGCCTTCTCAGGACCTATGCAGATATCTCCCCATCTGGGCCCAGAACTAACAGCCTATGAAAGTAAATGTAACCTCCATTTTCTGACTCATGGGAAGCACTGCAAGTATGCAAATTTGAGATTGTGTCAGCAAATGGGCACAATCAAGGGatcaaaattcattcatttaacagatattttttaAGTGGCTCCTCTCTGTAGGATCTGGAGTAATTTGTTGATACGACTGACACATTACGGAAGTAATAGAAGCAGATActgttacctttttaaaaacactatgAAGTACATAAATCTTGGCATATATAAGTATGGTTTTTCTTGCAGGATAGCATCTACTATCTTCCTGACTGCATATTCTGGTTCCAGAATCGGTAACAGAAAAGGACAGCTAgggggtcaaaaaaaaaaaaaaaaaaaaaaagccacatattaagaaattaataaaagcaaTTCTTAAAAATAGGATAAAACAGTTATAAGACATTATCATTTATTTGCTTCTTTCCTTGCCAGATTTGATCTTTTTCTATACTTACTTCCTTATTATCGACCTGGCAAATAATAGCATAACTAGGATTCGAAATGAAAAATGATTCTAATTAATACACTGATGTTACAATATGCACATACGTGAAACCATATTAAATGAATGGTCTAAATGTTGTAAAGCAAGTCTTTGAGAAATCactgccaggacttccctggcagtccagtggttaagactccatgctcccaatgcagggggcccgggtttgatccctggtcagggaactagatcctacctgcatgccgcaactaagacctggagcagccaaatacataaataaataaatatttaacaaaaaaaaaaaacaaaaaaagaaagaaaagaaaactacctgCCTGTCATCTCATGAGTGCAGACTGGGTATTTATGCCCCTTCAACAATTTCTGGTCCTTCTGTGGAATCAGGGATGAAGGCAGGATGGAGTCAGGTGGCAGAAAGGGGGTGCGATGGGAGTGCCGAGGAGATGGGGGAGGAGGTCTGGGCCGCAGGGTGGCTGCAACTTGGATACAGCCTTGATAACCCATTGCTTTTAAACCCAGTTATCTTAAACACAACCGCAtttgaggaaagaaattctgaaacCATTTATGAATCAGGCTGCATGCTGGAAAGatctttttaaacaactttagaAAACAGATAGAACACAATAAAATGGATGGCCAGTCATTTTTCAAAACATAGTTTCTTTGAAATCAAAGGACATGCTTACCCAGTAGTACAACCGTCAAACATTCCAGTGTTGATAAAAAATGGGCACACAATAGTGGTTTTGACCCCATTTTGTTTCTTGGCAAATGTTTCCATAAATACCGATTCAGCAAATCCAAAGGCTGCAAATTTAGTTGCACAATAAtctgaaaaaagacaaacgatgCTAATGCATAGcgtaaagttttaaaatgtcattacatTAAGGTTTCCTCGTGACACGAATACCAACAGAGAACGGGACAGCAATTTCAGAGTTCTTATTCTGTATGATCTTGGTCTGCTCCACCTGGAAGGGGCGAGGAGTGAGTGGGAAGGACCACGGTCACCTCAAGGTCAGAATACAATGCCCACGTGGATTCGCGGAGAAGCAGGGCTGCGGGGAGCCTCCTGAGAGgcgggtcacacagctggccttTACTCCCGTGTTAGTGATGGTCAGACACTCTGCCGGCCGTGACATGGGGCTCAAGATGTGCGTCCTGTCCCTGTCCCAAAGAACTGCAGCCCAATCGGGGCAGGAAGACgcacaaaaggagaaataaaataatgggtcaAGTGGGAGTCTAGGCAATGGAGATCAGTGTGGGCCATGATACTCAGATCAAATTTTCTTCCAACTCTAATTCTTCCACTTCCGGAAGAGAAACAAAGGACTCTGTCCCTTCCACCTAAACTGCTCAAGCATCTTCAAATGCAGGGGGGAGGGGAAACTGGTATTTGTGTCAGTTTTGAGCTCTCTGTCCTCAGTTACACTCACTTCAAGTAAACACCTGAATATTCAATTTGCTAAATGGAAACGTGGGCGGAAGAAGAGGAGTCTAGGTGGACTTACCCTTCCCTCTGCCTCACATGATGCACACTTCCTGGCTCCGGTGGGAAGCAGCTCCCCCAGCTGGCAAGATCCAGGCCCCACATGCCGGGTGTGGGCTGCCcaagacgggggggggggggggagccgacagaaggaggggcggggaggggggggtccTGAGCCGCCTCTGGGATCATCTGAGTCGTTTGGTAGAAATGCAGCTCTCTGAGCTCCTCGACCCCCGAGGTGAGGAGGTGTGGGTACGGCCCAGGGCCAGGGAATCTGCATTCTAAGGAGCATACCTGAGGTTCTGACACAGGGGAGCCACCTCTCACCCTGTGGGAACTCAAAAGGCTTACACTTGTTCCTAAGGGGAGCACGGGTGGGAGAGACGTCCGTCTGAAGACAGAGATGTTGTGTCCAGGAAAAGGATTAAGAGGAGTTGTAAGTACACCCGTATTATTTCAAAGACCCGTGATTTCTCAGATGTACGAGACAGAGGTAATAATAACACCTGATGAATTCTAAGGAGGACAGAGGAAGGGAAATCCAGGGCACAGGGAGATGTGTACAGACTGCTAATATTTTGGGTGATGCGTGGTTCCAGAAACCTATCCATGTAGCTGAGACGTATCTGCTGAGACTAGTGTTGTGAACCTTGAACCACACTGCTCAGCTCAAAAGCACTAGGCGGGGCCCAGTCGGCCGGCTGGGCCGTCCACTACTGAGTGCTGCAGTTAGGGTTCCGGTGGGTGAGCCTCCAGGAGGGACAGGACTTCCGCTCCTCCTAGAACCAGCTGCCCCAGTGGGCCGCCTTCACCGAAGACCTTGGCGTACGTCTTTGTCCCCTCCCCACTGCTAATGTCAAGTCAGTTGCCAGGGGAATGGGAGTCACAACAAGTTCCTGCCAGTCTCCAACCAATGGAAAAGCAAAGAGGTTAATTTTAAGTTTCCTGGGGTGAAGACATTTTCTCTAAACTCACGGCTAGGGGAGACCACTTAATGGAAACTTAGGAGGGATGAGGGTCCCCTTATCATCCTGATAACAGTGCCGGGGGAGTTCTGGGGGACGGTGACTAAGCTGATCCCTTGTGTAAGAAATTTATCACTAgggtctctcttttctctttttttaaacccAAGGGATTGCCTAAGACCTAGTGCTTCCGAAGTGCATAGTTCAACTTCGTGTAAGTATAAACTGCTGGGTGATTTTGCTGGACCATGAAGTTCTCAACCACTTACCTTACTGAATATCCCTCTTCATCTATTATCCTTTATTATTAGTGCATAAGGTCAGTGCTGATTATTCAGAGCTATTACTCAAGTTAAAGTTACAAGAAACTTTGCAATTGTGAAATATCACATTTCTCTTACCGGCCAGCCCATTTACTCCAATTAATCCAGCTGAACTTGAAATGCAGACCAAATGTCCATGGTCATTAGCGATCATAGCAGGTAGAAAGGCTTTATAAGTCTAAGAAGATCAAGgtaaaatgtttaacattttatgccacattttatatttttttcagatgtttATATGATCActgtgattgaaaaaaaaatgtttaagcttAAAAAAATACCTGAAGGCACTGGGATATTCAAACTTAAACATCTGGGAAATAACCATCTTAACTTGTTTAACCTGTATCAGTGCTTTCCTGACGGCAATtccaatattattaaaaataacttactCAGACTTATATTTTGCtcatatttgacttttaaaaacacaatattaAGCCAATAATTGAAGCAGTATAGGAAACTCTCAGTTGTGGCAGCCACAATCCACAAACCAATAAGAGCACTCAAGGATATGATTATTTCGATTCATGGTGCCTTTTTTCCTCCCTGGGCttatatttgaatttcagatttttcctGAACATTGTTCACAGGACATGCGGCTGCTGGCTTCAGtttaaaaatatcactttatttttaaactcatcTATACTTCTTTGAATAatggtttcttatttttattccatGTCAGAAAGGAGAATATCTGTTAGACAGAGGAGACACACACTGTGTCTCAGTATGTATTACATAGAATACCTTCACCTTTCCTGTGGGACCTggggaaaaaaggtaaaagagaaataaattttggGACATGTATTCTGCAACAAAGGAATAATGAATCAAATATGGATAGTTGCATACTTacatgaaataaatttatattcatattttcaaataGGAATAATATGAATAAATATGAGAAACGGGATCTCTAATAACAGTCAGACAACCTTTGTCTGCATCTCAATGAGTTTGAGAGAGAAACtaacagagagaaagacagagagagagagaagcggaGAGTCAAAGAGGCGCCAACAACTCAGCGTGACCCACGGCATCCTGAGTTCCGACGGTCCACGACGAGGGGCGTCACTGCTCTGTGGGACACGCCCCTTGGGAGCATGGTCACCATGAGCTCTCTGACCCTCAGCAGTCACGTGCCTGCTCCGGGCAGGTGCTCAAAGGGCGTTTGCGAACTCGCCTGGGAAGAGTGTACAGAGGGTGAGGACTCGaggggatgacaggggccagggcaACGCCAGAAGCTCACGAGCAACtagcaggggagagagaaagaggagaccaGGATGGAGACGCGGACAGCGGCGGGGAAGGAACACAAAGCCCCGGGAGCGGACACTGAGGAGACGACGCCCTCATCTTCACGCTGACCGTACATCCTAACTTCTGTCTCGAGAAGGAGCGGGGCGCTTGCAACAAGACAACATCAATCACTTGCAGTCGTTCCTGAAGGAACTCGGTAGCCCCTTAGCTCGGaatctttccatctttctccCCAAAACTATACGGAACGCTGAAACTACCACCAGCAGCATTACGTTTTTGGTGAAACCGGGGACACAAAACCTACAAACTCCAAATGGCATATGAAGGCTGTCACAGGAGAGCTGGGCAGGAACCCCTGAGGTTGGCGTGGGGAGAATGGAGGGGGTCTCGGAAATGCCCAGCAAACTCTCACTCCCTGATGGAGAGAGCTGGTCTGGGGGACGGGCTGTGAGCAAGGGCCGGGACGGGGGGGCAGAACGAGGGCACGTGTGTTGCTGGGGAAGCTGTGACTGGTCTTTGCAAAGGCCAGGAAGATGCAGCTTGAATGTGGGCACATCGCCTTGgaagtcagggctgtgcctcaaTGTTCAAGCCACGTAGTCACCAGGTGGGACTGGTGGGAACTCTCCTTTCCCTGGTTAGGTGCCGAGTAAGGTGACCGTGTGTCTTGGTTTGCCCTGAACAGACCTGATTGATGCTTGCTTGTTAATCACGCCTCCTTTCACTTCAAGAGAGTTCTAGCCAGGAACTCTCTTAGGGAAACGATAAGGTCACCTGGTCATGTCTAAGCACGGTCACTTTTAACTTCTATGGTCCCTTGTCTCACTGGGCTGTTTTAAGGCTTCTTCATGAGGTGCCTGGGATAGTACCTGACACAGGCTGGCCTTCAGTTCATGATTATGACAGGAGGAGAGGACAGTTGTGTCTTTGTAGGATTCTCTGAGCAGAGGCGCTGGGAGGTGTAGGTTAAGTTGGATCAGGAGAGGACAGCTCAAGCTAGAATTAAGAAGTCTGTGCTTTATTTAGAGACCAATACTACTGTAAGAGAACAAGAGGAAGGCACTTTAAAATGACAGAGTAACTTTATATttataatgagaagaaaaaataattacccATAAATGTGCTTTGAAATTCACATCGATAGACTTTTCCATAAGCTCATCTGGGCAGTCGAGGAACTTTTTGCCTGTTACGATTCCGGCATTGTTGATGAGGATTGAAACGTCTCCAACTTCTTTCTTAACCTGAATTGAATAAGGAAAACAGCACCACCAGTGCAGCacaggcagacctcggagataCTTTGGCTTCGGTTCCAGACCTCCGCAGTAAAGCAAATACCGCGATAAAGcggagtcacacgaatttttcggtttcccagtgcatataaaagtcatgtttacactatactgtagtctattaagtgtgcaatagcattatgtctaagagACAAGTTGCcttaactaaaaatttttttttgctaaaaataCTAACCAtcgtctgagccttcagtgaattATCGTAGTAACAAAGATCACTGATCGCAGATTACCAGAACAgacataataatgatgaaaaagtgtgaaatactgtgagaattaccagAATGTGACCCcgagacaggaagtgagcaaatggTGGAAAAATGGTGACAACACTGTTGCTCAAGGCAgggctgccacaaaccttcaatttgttaaaaaccttcaaatggttaaaaaaaaaaaccacagtacCTTTGAAGTGCAAtgaaacgaggtatgcctgtaatttcTTACATCATCCAGCTTCACTTCCCCATAGTCTTATATGCTCCCTGTCCTTGTTAACTCAGACTGAGTTAATGCGCTCTAAAAACAAAGTATGTTTATCTCCTTTGCAGAGTTTATGGCACATCAGAGATCTAAGTCTGATGCCTCTCTACTCATTTTCCTCCCGTCCTATGATGGTTCCAACACTGCAATGCTACTTTCCTTCTACAGGTAGAGCTACTCTTATACTCAGTGATTAGTAACTTGGTCCTATGCTAAAATGATGTGTAAGCAGCACACCATTTTAATTAATGCGATGGCACATCAGGCATGACAGCCATGCCGTATAAATCACGACCTGGCCCGCACAGCGATGGGGGCGGGCAGGGAACGGAGGGTGTACGATATTCACATGCGTGTTTCAAACACACCGTTGAGCTCAGAACCTGTCCGTCCTGTTTTCACCAGCTGGCTGGTTCTCTTCTCCCCAACACAGACTTTCAGGTGTAAGATCTGTGAAAGGAGGATCAGAGGGGGCCCCCGTCTGCTGCTGTCACACTGGCCAGAGTAGGTGTCAACAAACTTCAGGAATAAAAATTCTGGGAGCGCCGCTGGAGCCTTCCCCTTAGAGCAAACCTTCAGCATGTGACCCAGGCCCTTTGTCAGAAATGAGCAACAGGAATTTCTAGGCTTGACGGCAGGGGCTGCGGCTGTCCCTCTGCCTTTGTGTTTTGAATTTCATTCCTGTGACCTGTGTCGCACAGCAGGGGCCCCGTCCCCCCGGAATCGGAGGGCACCACTGGTTGCAGCACCACTTACATCTCCAGCTCTGTGTGttgtgtgcacacgtgtgggtGTGCACGTATGGGGGTGAACCTGCCTATGAGGATGGTGCAGCTGGGCACAGGGAGGCGGTACTACTGAAGCCAGGCAAATGCTGCCACCTTCCTCATCTGCTGATGCAGAAGGCCTGGGTCCCAGCACGGAGGCTGACGTGCTGGGTATCCACTAGCCAACGAGATCCACAGCCTGGGAGAAATTTAGGATGCAATCGAGAAAGTTTCTGGCTCTGAAAGTTTGCCCCTTGTTTACACCTtcttatgggaaaaaaattctcTGGTACCTCTCGTCTATCAAGAACAAGAAGTGGAAATGGGTGCTTTATAGTATCAATATCttaaggtcttttgtgtttaaaTATGAACCAATCACTGCTTAAGAGTGGCTGGAGACGTCAGTCATAGCCAGTGGAAGTCAATGTGCCGGGCGATTGGCGCTCCAAGTGCAAAGAGCTTACTTTGTGAGGGTGGTCACAGCAAACACCCCTGTGCTTTGAAGGGTGGTCCCTGCACAAGTCCATGCCAGTTTGTTAGGTCTGGATCCCCAGACTCTGCTGGGCAGCCTGCGATTGGTGACGGTGGTGGTCACGGACGTATAAAATGTAAAGACAAAAGACAAACTTAAAAGAGACTCACTGGCCAGGGACCTGCGCTAGGGAGTGAGGTGAGAAGCCGCAAGGGGATCCCGGTTAGAGCCGACAAGCTGTGCAGGAACCTTCCCACAGGCCGGTCTGCCTCCTTCCTTCTCGCTAAACTGGGGAATTCTGAGAGCCGCAGAGAGTGATGTGTGGAGCGCTCGTGCCAGTGAGCGGGTGGAGAAATCCTTCTCGGAAAAGGGGCAGCCTCCAAACAGGTACGTGCCTCCACGAGCTAAGAACGCCCTTACCGCTGGCCTATTGGAGCTCTGGTTTCCTGAAAGCGTTCTTTCTAAGTGCATCTGTGTCATTGCCAAAGCAGCAGCTGCAGTTGAGTCTTTAGGATGAATATTCTGATTTTCATATGACCACTTAAGAGAAATGCACGTTAATGGAAAGCTCtgttgggggagagggaa from Eschrichtius robustus isolate mEscRob2 chromosome 17, mEscRob2.pri, whole genome shotgun sequence includes:
- the LOC137751135 gene encoding epidermal retinol dehydrogenase 2-like isoform X1 — protein: MAPNLNSVKNLFVFLGKSVFALLEVMVFTFIPRPQKSVAGEIVLITGSGSGLGRLLALKFARLGSVLVLWDVSKEGNEETSKMAWEAGATKVYTYTCDCSRKEEVYRVADQVKKEVGDVSILINNAGIVTGKKFLDCPDELMEKSIDVNFKAHLWTYKAFLPAMIANDHGHLVCISSSAGLIGVNGLADYCATKFAAFGFAESVFMETFAKKQNGVKTTIVCPFFINTGMFDGCTTGCPFLLPILEPEYAVRKIVDAILQEKPYLYMPRFMYFIVFLKSFLPLKVGMLLAEYMGIFNSMDGFSGHKKKD
- the LOC137751135 gene encoding epidermal retinol dehydrogenase 2-like isoform X2, whose amino-acid sequence is MAPNLNSVKNLFVFLGKSVFALLEVMVFTFIPRPQKSVAGEIVLITGSGSGLGRLLALKFARLGSVLVLWDVSKEGNEETSKMAWEAGATKVYTYTCDCSRKEEVYRVADQVKKEVGDVSILINNAGIVTGKKFLDCPDELMEKSIDVNFKAHLWTYKAFLPAMIANDHGHLVCISSSAGLIGVNGLADYCATKFAAFGFAESVFMETFAKKQNGVKTTIVCPFFINTGMFDGCTTGRTRNC